The Campylobacter concisus ATCC 51562 genome segment CGTATTTTTCTATACTCTCGTGTTTGTGAGCGTGACACCATTGATGACACTCTCTACAAACGGCTATTTGCTTGCTGTCGTCCTTATCTGCTCCAAATCTGCCATATCTTACGTGGTGGCACTCTATGCTTTGTTGCTTCTCGCATATTTGGCAAAGTGGATATGCTTCAAGTAGTCTTAGTTGGTAGGCTCTATTTTCGCTTCTTGCCAATCTCAAAATAGCCCCCTTGATCCGCTCTTATAAATCATATAATCAATCTTCGCTTGTTCATTATTATTATTTAACCTTGCTTGTTTCAGACTGTACCCCTTAAAAGCTTCATCGCCATACTCTACTAGGTCGTCTATGTATGGCAAAATGTCGCTATTTTCACTTGAGAAAAATATAAAAGGTTCTCGCACTAGTCTAATTAGCTTTAAGAAGTCGCGTAGCCCCCAAAAGCATTTATAGCCTGCTTTATTTGTTTGTAAATATGGTGGGTCTAAAACCAATACAACATCTTTATTTTCAAATTCTTTTATCAGCTCCATTGCTTCTTTGTGGGCTATCTCAACGCCTTTTAAATAACTATTTTTTTGATATAAAGGCATTTTTGGGCTGGTTGCAAAAAATGTTTTCTCTTTTTTAAATTCATCTTTATTATGAGCATATTTGGCACTAAAAAGAAGGTTTGAGCTGAGCGTTAGCCAGTCGATAAAATATCCTCTCTTTATATACTCATCTATGATTTTTATAATTTTTTCTCTATCCTCCTCACTTACTTTTTCATTCTTTTTATATTTTTTTGTGATAGGCTCTATTGTCTGTAAAATCTCGTTTGTTGTCTCTATATTTGCCAGCCTCTCGCTGTAATTATCGTAGTCGTTATAAATTACCCTTGCATTAGGATAAATTTGTTTTATATTGTGACTAAGTAGTCCAGAGCCACCAAAGGCGTCGATAAAAATTCCATTTCGGTATGCTCTAAACTCGTCTTTTATAAGCTCTCTAAATTGCTTAATAAAGTTTCTTTTTTGTCCTTGAAATGGCAAAGGGGCAGCGTTAAATGTATTCATCAAAATAGCCCCTTTGTGTCATCGTCCTTGTGCTTCTCGTTCCACTTTCTCATTATTTCAAGCACTCCGCTTGCATCCTTACGGCTTATTTCGAAGCTATCAAGTATCTTTTTGTTTTCGTCTGCTACCTTTGCGATTATGCTAGCTCCGCTTTCGGCTATTGTGATATATATGGCTTTTATCTGCTCTCCAAGTAACGTTCAAATATCTTTTTGCCTATCTCGTAATCAACTTCGTTTCTTATGGCTTGACGTTTGTTTTTTATCTTAAATTCGTCTAAGCTAAAATCTTTAAAGTCTGCATTTTTTACGTGCTTTATCACTCTAAAGGATGGAGTATTTATCCCATCAAGTGCAAAACTACTCCAAAAATAATGCCTACCTATCTCAGTGGTCGGCTTTATGAGTGGCTCGTAATATGGCAATACATTCTCAACTACAAAAGCCTTTTTGCAAAACGTCTTAAGATAAGATATAAGCTCATAAAGCCTAAAATCTGGCAAAACTCTCGTTGCCTCATTGCGTGAGTTATTACAAAAATTTAGCCTGCTGTGACTTTGGCACGGAGGGCTAGCCCATATAAAATCAAAATCTAAGTAATTTGTAGCAGCATAGTCCCAAGCGTCGCCTACTATCACATTGTCGTTTGGATAGCGTTTTGCATAAGCTTTAGCTATTTCAGGATCAAACTCAACGGCTGTTACTTCTATGCTTATGCCTTTTTCTTTTGCTATGTCGTCCCAAAACTTGCGATTACCACCAAGTCCTGCAAAAAGGTTAAGTATTTTCATTACGCGCCGATCCTTTTTATCACACCCGCCACTATCGACTTAATGGGCGATTTTTGCGCCGTTAGGGCTTTAAATTTAGCCACGCCCATAAACTTGCCGTCGTTATCTCCGCCGATAAAATATACCGGCTCGTTTCCGCCTACGCCGTTAAAGCCATTATTCGCCTCGCTCTCACCGATTAGATAATCGGGACAAATTTGCGGGGTTTTCGCGTAAATCTTATAAAGCTTGGCAAAGTCCCACTTTTTAAAATTCTCCCAGTCTTGCCCTTCTAGGTTGCAAACCTTTACCCAGCCACCCCTAGCACGCACTACTGACATTATCGCTCCGTCTTTAAAGCACACGCTACGATAAGGTCCGTAGCGTCTTATCGCGTAAGCTAACTCGTCTAACGCTTTTTGCGCTTTGTCGCCCTCGTCTCCGTTGAGCGCTTCTAAAATTTCCGCCGATGTAGGCATCGTAGGATATTTTCGCGTTTGTCTGACTAGTTTTAGTGCCGCGGCTAATTCGCTCGCCTCATAACCCATTAGGTCCTCAAAATAAAGTGCAATCACGGCTTTGCTTAAATTTGCTCCGTAATACTCCACTGTTGGCATAAATACGCCGTAAAATTCTTGTATCGTCATTGAAAATCTCCTACTAAGTCACTTCGCCCATTTTTTATCATTTCTTTAGCTAGCTCCTTAAATGCCGCCATTGTGTTTAGCGTGCCTTGTTTTAGTCCGTGAGGGTTATCATCGCTTACTCCTTGCGTGCCACTAGTCGCCTTTACGCCGTAACTAGGCTTTGGCTTAAACACCCCTTGCCACTCATTACGCATCGCTTCTCTTAGGCACTCATTGACGTCTATACCATCGTTCGCCCACTTAGCCCACTCGCTAAATTTCATCTCGATACCCTTTTGTGTCAATTTTTCCCTGCGCTCTTTCTTGTAGGCTAGGTATTGCTCCCAAAGTGCAGGGTCGAGAAAATCAGGCAAACTCGGTTTAGGGGGTAAGGGGGTATTGTTAAAAGCTTGTAATTTTAAGGCTTGTAATTGATTATTGCTTGTATTATTCATTCGCGCGCATACATTATATGGCGGACGTTGGATTTCCCGTTCGCGGACGTTGGATTTTCCGTCGGCGACCTGATTTTCTCCGTCGGCGGACGTTGGATTTCCCGTTCGCGGACGAGCTGCGTTTTCTAGGGCTACGATCTTAATTTTTCGATTAGTTACTACCGCGCCGAATTTTTGCAATTCAACCTCGATGTAACCTAGATTTTTTAATTTTGTTACACCAGAGCTAGCCCAATCTTTAGACTTGCCCAATTTCTCGCCTAAATACTCGTTAGACGCGTAACAATAGCCCTCTTTTGCTGACAAGGAGGATATTAAGATCAACAGCCTAAGCTCGTTTTGTATCCTTTCATCAAATAGCCAAGAGTTAAAACAAACGGCATACCCATTTTGTAAATTATCGCTCATCTTAGCCCTTTCCAAATTTCAATAAATGTGTCAAGTATTATGATCGCACAAAGAGCCATCGTAAAATACAAGGGATTATCCATTACGCTATCCTTTCGGTGGGTTTTAGTATCGATGTGCTGCACCCGCTTATTGCGTCTTTTTTTGATCCGATCTCTATCAGGAAGCCGCGCGCTATTAGCTCATTAACACGGCCGCAAACGCTATTTATTGCTACGTTATACCAACGCGCTATTTCTTGTCTTGTCGCACCCTCTTTATGCTCGCAAAACATTTCATAAACGGCTCTACGTTTGCCGCTTAGCTCTGGTTTTAGTTTGTTATATGCCTCTAGGCTGTTACTCGCTACCATCAAAATGCTCCTTAAAGCTATCTTTCAGATAAGCCCTTTTAAAATTTCTAAGCGACCAAGCCAAGAAATCCATAAAAAGGACTTATATGACAGATAAAGAGATAGTTTTAGAACTCACAAAAGCTTTACTAGAAAAGCAATCGCAAGTTAACGATGTTTTTAAAAACCCTGCTACCGCAGGTAAAGTAGTAGCCAAGATTTTTAACACCATTGCTGAAAATATTAAGCCTGCACTAGACAAGCTCAAAGATCATAATTAGCTCTCATAGAGCAGTAACTAGCTAACATTTTTACCATCTTGTCTTGGTCGTCTTGAGGGAGTTTGTTAAGCTCTTTAAGCATCTTTTTAAGCGACTTTCTAAAATCTTTCTCTTTCTTTTTTTCTACTTCACTCATTTTTTGATCTCCTTAACATTTTTGTTGTTATAATCTCCCAAAGGATTATTAATGTTTGAAACACTAGATGCACTCCTTAAAGTGCTTATCCTTAATGGCTTTACTCCCTTATCCATTGCTCTTATTATTGCCTCTATTTTTTTATCAGGTGTTGTTTTTGGTGTTTTTATAAATAGACATTTTGGTACTAAACCTTTTTGGACTGAAAAAGAATTCACTTGTGTCCTAGAAGACAAAAACGGCACTAAATTTAAAGTCGATGTAAGCGTTCTTTTTAAAAATGCAAAGATAGTTCGCATCGATTGTCCTTTTTTCAAAAAAGGCAAATGCAAGGGCGACCATAAGTGCTTAATGCTAGAAAAAAGGTTGTAGTTAGCCATTTTTAGCCTCCTTTTGTTTTTTCTACCTCTAAAATATATGCATTTAGATTGTCGCCCCAAGCATAAAAGGGGTGTCCAAACTCTTGCAAAGCTGCGAACCTCACATCCCCATTGGGTTTTTTATTGTTTGATCCGCTAGCATATACATTGCAAGTCCCAGCCGACTTGTAAAATTTACCAAGCCATTTTCTAAGCTTTTTTCTATATTTTGTCTGTTTCATAACCTTATATTACTATCTGTTATATAAAATATAACTTAAGGTTATTTGATTTTTAATTATTTTAGTTATAAAATATTACGCAAAGTTATATCTTGCGAAGGTGTAGAAAATGAAAGAATTTAAAGATAAATTGTCAGATTTACTAAAAGAAAGAGGTATAAATACTATACAATTTGCCGATATTTTAGGCATTTCACAGCCTTTAGTTAGCCAGTGGTTAGCTGGAGAAAAGAAGACAAAAAAATATTTATTGCCACTGGCTAAATTTTCAGGCTATCCGATCGCTTATTGGCTAGACGATACCATAGAAAAACCGACAGAAGCCCATAAATATGCAGATAATATCTCTTCTAACAGTACCAAAACCGTGTATATCCCTTTTTATAAAGACGGGGTGGTTTCTGCAGGTCGTGGCGCCGAAAACGACGATTTTGGCGAACCTGAATTGCTGCCTTTTAACCCAAACGATTTAAAAATTATGTTTAATGTTAGCCCGCACGCAAAACTAGGCATTGTCCCTTGTTTTGGTAACTCAATGGAGCCGACTATTAAAGAAAGCGACTTGGTTGTTTTTTGTGATGATATAAACCAAATAGAGGGCGCTATTTATGTTTGCAAATATGAAAATGAAATATTTATAAAAAGAATAAAAAAACGTCCTACATTGGCGTTAATAAGTGACAATAAGGACTACGAGCCAATAATTATAGAGGAAGAGCTAAACGTCGAAATTTTAGGGCGTGTTGTTGGTTGTTATGCAATAAACTCTAAACGAATTTAAAAGTCCATTGCGAAGTATATAAAGGACTTACGTTTGAGGATTATGGGATAAAGTAGTCAGCATAGTCGGTAGCTACTCCATAAATTCAAAGAGGTTTAGATCTGAAAAAGCAGGTATCGTATCAAGTCTGTTTTTAAAAAAAGATCAATTTCAGCTCAATATAGTATATTTTTTGCTAAAATAAGTACAAAAATAGTTTATTTTTTGATATAATTCACGATTTTTTTAACAGTTCTTTTAAAATTTTATACTTTTAAACCATAAATTAGACACAAAATGTCTTAAAAATTTAATATAATTTCATTGATTTTTTATTGAAAGGAGCAAAAATGAAAGCGATGGATTTAGCGGGACACGTAGTCAATAGATGCATTGATTTGGATATGCCAGTTAGTAATTTAAAGCTCCAAAAAATGCTTTACTTTTTAGAGATAAATTTTTTAATTAATTTTGATAAAAAACTAATCGATGAAGATTTTGAAGCTTGGCAATATGGGCCAGTTCTAAAAGATGTTTACGATAAATACTCTTTTTTCGCGGCCAGCTCGATAAGAATTAGACAAGAGCCGGAAAACGATTTGCCTGAAGAGTATAAAAATTCGATTATAAACAATATCGACCATTTAGCAAAAATAGATGCGTGGGCATTAGTAGAGTATAGTCATAGAGACAACACCCCGTGGAGTAAAATATATCGCGACGGGGCAGGCAATCATCAAAAAATTCCAAATGAGCTACTAAGAGAATATGCGCAAAATATAAAGAATGAGAAAGAATAATCGTAAACCGTCCGATGTCGTTGAGACATCGGAGGTTTTTATAAAACAAGAAGACGCCGCCCCTCCCGAGCTCCCTAAAAAAGATGACGATCCGATAAAAATTTTCTTAGAAAAACTATGCGATATAGGTATAAGCAATAGCACACTAAAAGAAGAGCTATTGAGAATTTATGACAAAGATTTCCGACATAGCTATTCTGACGTAACGATGTATTTATTTAATATAACCGAAGCTGATTATTCAAAATTGGAAGCTATGGTAAGCCGCATAAATGCAATCCTTGAGGAAATAGACGACAGGGGCTTAAGAGGGCGTATTTTTAAGCTGTATGATCACTTAAATTTAGAATTAGTTAGGCTAAAATACCTACTCCCCAAGATACAAGATACCAACTCAAAAATACAAGAAGCGAACAACAAAGTCGATGATCTTACAAAGCAAACAAACGATATAAAGAAAAATGCCGAGGATATGCAAAAAAATTATATTACTATCCTAGGTATATTTGCCTCTATCGTCCTCGCGTTTGTAAGCAGTCTTGCTTTTTCTACTTCCGTTTTACAAAATATAGACAAGGCTAGTATTTATAGGCTAATTGCAGTTATATCACTAATTGCTATTTTTATAGTTAATATCCTTAATTCTTTATTTTCGTTTATTAAACAGATACATTATGGAAAAGATGATGAAAGCTCCAAGTTTAAGCCGTTAAATTTATTTAATATTATCATGTTACTTATTATAATCCTTACTGGTGTAGCATGGTATTTTTACCACCCATATGAGTATAAAACAACCACTAATAGTACGACTACTATTAATATTAACGCCTCTGATCTCGCTAACTGCCGAGCAAAGTAAAGTCGTAAAAATATCTGACGGCGACACTATCACTGTACTAAGTGGCAAAGAGCAAACAAAGGTCAGACTATATGGCATTGACGCACCTGAGAAAAAGCAAGACTACGGACAACGATCAAGGCAATTTTTGGCTAGCCTAATCGCAGGGCAAGTGGTAGAAGTAGAGCCAAAGGGAAAAGATAGATATAAACGCACACTAGGCATTATTTACTATAAAGGGCAAGATATAAACGCTCAAATGGTGCTAAATGGCTACGCTTGGGCTTACGTTAAATACTCGAGAATATATGTAGATCAAGAGAAAACAGCACGTGAGAATAAACGTGGGCTTTGGCAGAGCAGTAATCCTACTCCGCCGTGGGTGTGGAGAAAACGCTAATAAGATAAAGCCTTGTATTTAGAACATCCGTCTTGGCTGCCATAATCGCAAGCTAGTCCAAAGAATTCTTTTGCTTTTAAAATGTCAAACCTAACACCAAGCCCTTCTTTGTATGCTACCCCCACCAAGAGGCAAGATCCACCATCTTTATATTGTTTGCACAAAAGTTCATTGATTTTTGTGGCCGTTAAATAATCCTCGTCTTTTATGAGTAATTGTTGTTTAAAAATACACAAACAAGCATCATTTATTTTATCATCTGGGACAAAAGGTTGCGGCTTGCTTGCGTCGTATTTGTTAGGGCAAGCACTAATTGTATAAACTGTTAGTAAGGCCTCACTGAGATCACTTAGTGTCTTATATTGCTCTTTTGTAAAATATCCACCATCATACAATGCTTTCGCTACTTTTTCCTCATCTTGTGCGATTATAATAATTTTATAGTTTATAAAATTTTTTTCAGTATCTTTTATTTGGTTCTTAGCCTCTGCTATATAAAAAGCAGCAATAGTGTCTAACACATTTAAGATGTTAATTTTAGATACATTTTTATTCTCAAAATTTTGTTTCAGAATATTTTTATAGAGATATATGCATGAGGGGATTGTTGTCGGTTTATTTCCCTCGCATTCCTTGGCTGCAATATTCCAAAGTTCATCATCTGTAGCATTTTTATGGGCTGTTTTAAACATTGATATTTGTCTGGTCTCATATTCTAGGAGCTTATAGTAATAATCCTCACAAACTTTAGCATAAGAAAAAACAACACCAAAACATAAAACCAACAAGACTCTAAATACTGGCATTACAACTCCTTATATTTTAACAATTATATAACAATTAATTTAAAAAGTATATAACTTTAAGTAATATATTAAATAACATTAAGTTATATTTAATATAACCTTTGGTAATATTCTCTCATCGAAACAAAAAGTAGATAGGCTTCAAGCGAAAGCTGACAGAGTGAGCCTCCTGCGAGTTTTGCAGGTTAATCACGTTTCAATCTGAAGCGTCAGTGATAGGGCGAAAATCTATCACTCAACACCGACCCTGATTTAGGATAGTTTTTCACAGGGGTTTCAATAAAACGAAAAACACTAAAATAAAGTGAGTTATAATTACGAGATGAAAAATATAGAGTTGTTTGATTATTATGCAGGCATTATCTTTTCCGAGCTTATCGACGAGTTTCCGCTACCTAAAGATATAAAGGCAGCGGATATAGTAAAAAACGATATACATATAGATGAAGTAAATAAACACGTAGCTATCGTTTATTACACTTGTTTATGGCTAAAAGAAAATGGCTTTGTAAATTTAGACAACTCTTTTTCATCTCAAAAAATGGTTTCAAATGTGACCTTGACAGCCAAAGGGCTAGAGATACTAAAACAAACTCCACAAAGCATAGATGGCAAAAGCCTAGGTGATAATCTAAAGGCAGCCGTACAAACTGGCAAAGATGAGTTTATCAAACAAGCCGTAAATAAAATTTTCTCACTTTCACTTAACTTAATCTCTTAATTTTTTCTAATAAAAGCCTTGCTTGCTTAAAGCATTTCGGTTAGTTTAAAACCTAGAACAATAACGCCCTTTTTAGTCCAAAACACCATTTTTTGACTATTAGACACCCCGCCCGATTTGTCAAGGGGTGTATCATATACGCCACCTTTACCGTCGTTATACATCTCTTTGTTTTGGCTTATGGCGAGCAAGGCTTCTATTAGAAAAAGGAGCTAGAGATGAAAAAGATAATCAAGTTTTTTAAGGTGCTTTTTAGCAATGGCGGCGAGATAAAGAATATCGCCTATCTAAATATCAAAAGGGGTTAAAAATGAGCTTAAACTATGACTTAGCACGTGCCGAAAGCGATGTGGCGCACATAAATTTAGATAAAGAATACGACGAGCTAATAACTGACATCGAAGCTGTATATAGCCGCCATCGCTATACCTTTAAAAACGCCCTTGGCGAAAATAGTGGCGAAATAATTGATCTGCTTATTGAGCATTGCAAAAAAGACTTTTTCGCCTATGCAGCGCTTGTCTATGTGCTATGCGTTGAAGCTGAAATGAGCAACGATGCAGTTTTAAGTTATACGGCTACTTACCAACAAACATTGAAAAAGCTACGAGAGGAGGCCCAAAGAGATGCGATACTCCACACTAAAGAGGCTTGTTAAGTTCTATGGCAAGCCAAATATGACTTGGGGAGAATTTCAAAAAATATTAGAAAGGTTAAAAAATGCTAAGCAATAAAGAATACCACGCACGCCCTGAAATATCAAAAAGTGATCTAGACCTACTAGCACGTAGCCCTTTACACTTCAAAATGAAAAATGAGCTTAGGAGTGAGCCTACAAAAGCTTTGCTCTTAGGCTCTGCGGTGCATAAGTTAGTATTAGAGCCAAAAGATTTTTCAAATGAGTTTAGCGTAGAGCCTGATGTTGATAAACGCACCAAAGAGGGCAAAGAGATCTATAACAATTTTTTAGAAAATTTAGGCGATAAAACCTCGCTTGATCTTGATATTTTTGGCTCAGCCGTAGAAATAGCAAACTCGGTTAATTCTATGCGTGAAACAGCTATATTTTTAAAAGATGGGCTAGCCGAACAAAGCTATTTTAGTGAGATAAACGGCGTAGCGGTTAAATGTCGCCCTGATTTTTATAATGAGAAAATGGGTGCAGTAATTGATCTAAAAACAACTTCTGACGCTTCGGCTAGTGGCTTTGCTAGATCAGTAGCTAGTTTTAATTATCACGTGCAAGCAGCGTTTTACAGCGACATCTTAAGAAGCTTAGGCAAAGAGGTAAATTATTTCTTGTTTATCGCCGTTGAAACAAAAGCCCCTTATTTTGTAGGGTTTTATGAACTTGATGCAGCAGCAATAGAGCAAGGTCGCAAAGCATATCTTGAATTGCTAGAACTTTACAAATATTGCAAGAAACGTGACGAGTGGTGGGGCTATGCAAAAAAAGACGGCGACAAGATAGAGGCGGTGCAAACTTTGAGCTTGCCAGCGTGGAAATTTTACGAACAGATAGCATAAATTTAAAAGGATAGACAAATGAACCAAATACAACCAAGAGAGCAACAAGCGCGAGCTTTAGTTGGCTCAAAAATGAACCAAATTCAAACAATAGTTGGCAACGATAAGGCTAAGGCTTCAATTTTTGCTAGTGCTATCGCAAATATGGCGAATGATTATGGGTTAAGAAATTGTAGCGTTGAAAGCATAGTAAATACGGCCATGCAGATAGTCCAAATAGGACTAAACCCAAATAAACTTTTCGGACAAGCTTATGTAGTGCCGTTTAAACTAAAAAATGGTGGCGAAACCGCTCAACTACAAATAGGCTACAAAGGGCTTATTAGTTTAGGTATGAAAAACGGCTGGAAGTTTAGAGCCGTAGCGGTGTATAAATGCGACGAATTTAAGATCGAGTTTAACGGACTTGAAGATAAGATAAATTTTACACCCAATTTTGACGAACGAAGCGACGATGACGGCGACTGGGTATTTAGCCATTTAGTGGGCGTGATCGTATATGCAAAAGACAGCAACGATAATGTTTTCAGTGAGTTTGTCAGTAAGAAAAAGCTCGAGAAATTACGCTTAAAAAGTCAAAACCAAAGCAAAAAAGACAAGCTTGAGTATATATGGCTAGACTGGGCGGAGGAGATGTATAAAGCCAAAGCTCTTAAATACGTTGCTTCACGCTTACCGATAAATGATCGCCTAGCCGAAGCCGTAAGCGCGGAGGACGAGCCTATCACAAAACAAGAAACTATTACACCGCCAAAAACTGGACTAAACGAGCTTTTGGGCAGTGCAGAAAAGCCAAGCAAACCAACCATCAACCAAGAGTTGACAATTCAAGAAGCCGAAGTGTTAGATAATGCAATGCCCCACGATCTACTACAAAGCGAGCTAGTAAAACGAGGCGCTAGTGAAACAGAGGCTGAAAAATTAGTTGAGAGGTTAAGCATTGATGATGCTACTGCCTATCTAAACGACCCAAGCAGTATAGACAACCTAATAGAAAATTTAAAGGATAACTAATGAACGTAGGCTATTTTAAAAATCAAACTTTCAAAGCCCAAGACGGCAAAGAAGTAAAATTTATAGGGGGTATGATAAATATCCCCTTTTTACGCCCTATTGAGTGTGGGCTGATCCCAACTCCTGATGAAGAGCTAGCTAAAAATCAAAACGCACCAATATATAAAATCGTGCTTTTTAAGCCTAAAAAATACGAGGGGGCAAGGCAAATTATAGGTGGCATTTGGAACGCAGTAAGCAACGACGGAAAAACAAACTATTTTAGGGGGCATATAGAAACGCCTCTAGTAGCTGGCGGACGTGTTTATTTAGCATTATTTAGCCCAAAAGAGCCTAACGGACTAATGTTTGAAGCCACATGGAGCGCACCAAAAAGAAATAATAACTCCCATACTCCACAAGCTAGCGAGAGTGCAAGCGATGAAATAGATGTGAGCCAATATTGCGATAGCGATGAAATACCATTTTAAGAGGCGGTTATGACTTACGGCGAAGCAATGGTGCGACAGCAAGAAAGCCAACGTATGGAAAATGGCGTCTGGGTATTTGATGAGCTAGAGCCTTACGAGCCTTTTGCAACTAGCACTGAGGCATATAAATACTACTGCGAAAAACTAGATCGCTACTGGCTTAGCAAAATCGAGCTAAGCCCAGCTTCTAAGTTTTCAAAGCAGGACGTGTTGCAAATACTAAAAGGCAAAAATCTAAACGGAGCGAGCGATGACAACGGCTGAGATAAAAGACGCAGCTATTTTTTTGATGGCGTATTCGTTTCTGAAAATGGATAGCACGCAGGAGCTTGGACTATTCATCAATAAAAAAGCGAGCAAATTTATTGATGAGCTAATAGAGGCGATGACGCCAATAGTAGGGCACTATCACGCTTTTAAAAGGCGGATAGAAACTCAAATAAACGCTTTGGACAATAAGGCGAGCATTGCCAAGCAAAGCTTTAGCACGACAGCGCCACAGCTAGCTTGCGATCTGCTTTATTTGAGGTTAGCGCCAAACGAACGCAAAGGGCAAAGGCTGGCGCCGATATTAGCGGAGTTTTACGCGGTGAATAAAGACAAGATAGCCTATATATCAAATAAGAGTTGTGATACGAAATATCGCAAAGAGGCAGAGGATAGCCAAACGCTGGCTTATTTTTATATTGAGAATATTTGAAAGGATTGATAGTGTTTTGGAAAAAAACGGATAAAGAGAGATTAATAGGTCTTTTGGAATGGTTTTTAAGCCATGATTGGCAATTTACCAAAATAGATTATAGAAAATTAAAACAATTAAATACATTTCTTTTAAGATTTGATATAGATCCAGTATGGGTAAATTTTTCTCAGTATGACTGGTTTTATCTAAAAAACGCTGAGAGAGAAAAGCTGCTTGAAGCATACAAAAAGCTAAAGGATAAACAATGAAAGATTTTTTAAAAGAAATTTGCTACTCACTGGCGAATTTAGACGAAAGCTCTCCGCTAGCAAAATGTATCATAGCGATGCTTGCTATCGTGGGCAATTTAACACTTCTATTTACTACAATGTTTTACCTCACTGACGGGGTTATATTTTGGCGAGGGGTGCACGTGATAGCGTTGTCCTTGCTGTTAGCAATGGCAATACTATTTTTTGATACATATATTAGGAAAAATGCAGAACATAAAAACAATAAAAATTAAAGGATATATGATGAAAAAGATAACACTAGAAGAAAAGATAAAGCTTATTACAGCTTACGCAGAGGGTAAGCCAGTAGAAGTCTATGATACCATCTTTCAACGCTGGTTTGAAAAAGGCACGGATACTTGGGATTTTGATAGAGAGGAGTATAGGATAAGACCCAACTTTACACCTAAGTTTAAAGTAGGAGATGTCATTGTCTTCATAGGGGGTGTAAATACAACAGACTTTAATACCTATGAGATTATAGAGGTAAAGCAAGGGTGTTACTGGTTTAATGACATAAGTGCACGTCCCATAGAAGAGATAGAGAAAGAGTTTATTAATGTGAGAGATGCCTTATGGTACTTTGAGATTTATGACCATGTTACTAAAAAATACTCTATGCACCCTACTAGAGCAACTATGGATGAGATGGACGAAGAGTTTGGGGCTAATCAC includes the following:
- a CDS encoding DNA adenine methylase translates to MNTFNAAPLPFQGQKRNFIKQFRELIKDEFRAYRNGIFIDAFGGSGLLSHNIKQIYPNARVIYNDYDNYSERLANIETTNEILQTIEPITKKYKKNEKVSEEDREKIIKIIDEYIKRGYFIDWLTLSSNLLFSAKYAHNKDEFKKEKTFFATSPKMPLYQKNSYLKGVEIAHKEAMELIKEFENKDVVLVLDPPYLQTNKAGYKCFWGLRDFLKLIRLVREPFIFFSSENSDILPYIDDLVEYGDEAFKGYSLKQARLNNNNEQAKIDYMIYKSGSRGLF
- a CDS encoding DNA cytosine methyltransferase — encoded protein: MKILNLFAGLGGNRKFWDDIAKEKGISIEVTAVEFDPEIAKAYAKRYPNDNVIVGDAWDYAATNYLDFDFIWASPPCQSHSRLNFCNNSRNEATRVLPDFRLYELISYLKTFCKKAFVVENVLPYYEPLIKPTTEIGRHYFWSSFALDGINTPSFRVIKHVKNADFKDFSLDEFKIKNKRQAIRNEVDYEIGKKIFERYLESR
- a CDS encoding DUF6475 domain-containing protein; the protein is MTIQEFYGVFMPTVEYYGANLSKAVIALYFEDLMGYEASELAAALKLVRQTRKYPTMPTSAEILEALNGDEGDKAQKALDELAYAIRRYGPYRSVCFKDGAIMSVVRARGGWVKVCNLEGQDWENFKKWDFAKLYKIYAKTPQICPDYLIGESEANNGFNGVGGNEPVYFIGGDNDGKFMGVAKFKALTAQKSPIKSIVAGVIKRIGA
- a CDS encoding helix-turn-helix domain-containing protein; its protein translation is MERAKMSDNLQNGYAVCFNSWLFDERIQNELRLLILISSLSAKEGYCYASNEYLGEKLGKSKDWASSGVTKLKNLGYIEVELQKFGAVVTNRKIKIVALENAARPRTGNPTSADGENQVADGKSNVREREIQRPPYNVCARMNNTSNNQLQALKLQAFNNTPLPPKPSLPDFLDPALWEQYLAYKKERREKLTQKGIEMKFSEWAKWANDGIDVNECLREAMRNEWQGVFKPKPSYGVKATSGTQGVSDDNPHGLKQGTLNTMAAFKELAKEMIKNGRSDLVGDFQ
- a CDS encoding XRE family transcriptional regulator; translation: MKEFKDKLSDLLKERGINTIQFADILGISQPLVSQWLAGEKKTKKYLLPLAKFSGYPIAYWLDDTIEKPTEAHKYADNISSNSTKTVYIPFYKDGVVSAGRGAENDDFGEPELLPFNPNDLKIMFNVSPHAKLGIVPCFGNSMEPTIKESDLVVFCDDINQIEGAIYVCKYENEIFIKRIKKRPTLALISDNKDYEPIIIEEELNVEILGRVVGCYAINSKRI
- a CDS encoding Panacea domain-containing protein — encoded protein: MKAMDLAGHVVNRCIDLDMPVSNLKLQKMLYFLEINFLINFDKKLIDEDFEAWQYGPVLKDVYDKYSFFAASSIRIRQEPENDLPEEYKNSIINNIDHLAKIDAWALVEYSHRDNTPWSKIYRDGAGNHQKIPNELLREYAQNIKNEKE
- a CDS encoding thermonuclease family protein yields the protein MSIKQPLIVRLLLILTPLISLTAEQSKVVKISDGDTITVLSGKEQTKVRLYGIDAPEKKQDYGQRSRQFLASLIAGQVVEVEPKGKDRYKRTLGIIYYKGQDINAQMVLNGYAWAYVKYSRIYVDQEKTARENKRGLWQSSNPTPPWVWRKR
- a CDS encoding sel1 repeat family protein produces the protein MPVFRVLLVLCFGVVFSYAKVCEDYYYKLLEYETRQISMFKTAHKNATDDELWNIAAKECEGNKPTTIPSCIYLYKNILKQNFENKNVSKINILNVLDTIAAFYIAEAKNQIKDTEKNFINYKIIIIAQDEEKVAKALYDGGYFTKEQYKTLSDLSEALLTVYTISACPNKYDASKPQPFVPDDKINDACLCIFKQQLLIKDEDYLTATKINELLCKQYKDGGSCLLVGVAYKEGLGVRFDILKAKEFFGLACDYGSQDGCSKYKALSY